The following is a genomic window from Streptosporangiales bacterium.
CGGCCGTGTAGCCGGACGCGAAGTAGGCGATGTTGACCATCAGGATGCCGAGCAGCGCGAAGCCGCGGAGCGCGTCGACATGCGGGAGTCGTGTGGCCGGCCGCGGTGCGACCGGTGTCGAGACCGAGCGAGCAGTGGTGTCCATGGGAGGAAATATCCTCCGGCACGCCTCACCGGTCACTGCGTCCAGGCCCCGAACCGCGGTAGGCCCAGCACCCCCATTCCCACGGACCTGGGGCCAGGGACCCAATGACGCCGCGTATTGGGACCTGCCGGCCCTGTCACGCCCCGGTCACGCAGCGGCAGGCTCGAGTGACAGTGCCCCCGAGGAGAGGAGGAGCCGTGGAGACGAACATCGTCCGATTCACGGCTCGGTTCATGGTGGTCGTCGTCGCGCTGGTCGCGGCGGGTGTGGCGATCATCGCGGCAAGTCCACCCGCGTCGGCCCGGCCGAGCTTCACGATGCCGTTCCGTTGCGGGGAGACCTGGACGGGCAACAACTGGAGCGGCCACAGCCCACCGCACTCGATCGACTGGAACTTCTACCCGAGCAGTGCGGAGGTCGGCAAGCCGGTCGTCGCGAGTGCCGCCGGCACGGTCGCCGACTCGTACTACTCCACGAGCACGGGGTACGGCCACACCGTCGTGATCGACCACGGTGGCGGCTGGAAGACCAGGTACGCGCACCTCGACTCCCGCGCGGTCTCACGCGGCGCGAAGGTCGGCACAGGTCAGCGGATCGGGATCGTCGGCAACAGCTCGGCGAAGT
Proteins encoded in this region:
- a CDS encoding peptidoglycan DD-metalloendopeptidase family protein codes for the protein MVVVVALVAAGVAIIAASPPASARPSFTMPFRCGETWTGNNWSGHSPPHSIDWNFYPSSAEVGKPVVASAAGTVADSYYSTSTGYGHTVVIDHGGGWKTRYAHLDSRAVSRGAKVGTGQRIGIVGNSSAKYDLAVHLHYEQISGGRVVNSVVQGVSWGDGRKATQKSTTACGGGGHATGTVRTNGTPLNVRSQPSTGASIVGTRANGASVTIYCQTNGSTVSGTYGTSKIWNRIGSGQYISDAYTYTGSDGRVAPDC